In candidate division TA06 bacterium, one genomic interval encodes:
- a CDS encoding SPASM domain-containing protein, with protein sequence MKPSRYNHIIRRRGLPQMLYNCVRRSFLSLDQAQAAIYGGLQMPITRNLMNLKDPTVERTLQLLASGSFMVEEQADEILELELSSNLFRFSSGRLDLWIALTTRCDQNCPGCPYRENPRDLSPQALEAIKALVLQRPGLKDLSVTFWGGEPALAWPLALELKEWLDGTCRKLNARAVYSLITNGGPDHLPIMIKDRRHPPDRIYASLKAGEIVNDPSLQAVYLASLAGLAENRSKLPASAAVKIIPCQPSETLCRNLAGFCQSAPRFSDEETDVLKTLVSDGFEILNLPRPKPVCCQAADPQSFIVDAEGNIYKCWNDLGRPENRINKIMDDPFSPQLFRYLAWNPYRLQHCRICGLLPWCLGGCLAKPPDEDCGLWHYSRNDILKLLATEYEKRTK encoded by the coding sequence ATGAAGCCTTCCCGCTACAACCACATCATCCGGCGCCGGGGCCTGCCCCAGATGCTTTACAACTGCGTCCGCCGGAGCTTTTTAAGCCTGGACCAGGCGCAGGCCGCCATCTACGGCGGTTTGCAGATGCCCATCACCCGCAATTTGATGAACTTAAAGGACCCGACGGTGGAGCGGACCTTGCAGCTTTTGGCCTCGGGCAGCTTCATGGTAGAGGAGCAGGCCGACGAGATTTTAGAGCTGGAGCTTTCCTCCAACCTGTTCCGTTTTTCCTCCGGCCGGCTTGACCTGTGGATCGCCTTGACCACCCGCTGCGACCAGAACTGCCCCGGCTGCCCCTATCGGGAAAATCCCCGGGATTTAAGCCCTCAGGCCCTCGAAGCGATCAAGGCTCTGGTTTTGCAGCGTCCCGGCCTTAAGGATCTCTCGGTGACTTTTTGGGGCGGCGAGCCGGCCCTGGCCTGGCCCCTGGCTTTGGAACTTAAAGAATGGCTGGATGGAACCTGCCGGAAACTGAATGCCCGTGCAGTTTACAGCCTGATCACCAACGGCGGCCCGGACCATTTGCCGATAATGATTAAAGACAGACGCCACCCTCCGGACCGGATATATGCCAGCCTGAAAGCCGGTGAAATAGTGAATGATCCCTCGCTCCAGGCAGTTTATCTGGCCAGCCTAGCCGGGCTGGCAGAAAATAGGAGCAAACTTCCCGCTTCGGCGGCGGTCAAGATAATTCCCTGCCAGCCTTCGGAAACGCTCTGCCGCAATCTGGCCGGGTTTTGCCAAAGCGCCCCCCGGTTCAGCGACGAGGAGACCGACGTTCTTAAAACCCTGGTCAGCGATGGATTTGAGATCCTGAACCTGCCCCGGCCCAAGCCGGTGTGCTGCCAGGCCGCCGACCCCCAAAGTTTCATAGTGGATGCGGAGGGAAACATTTACAAATGCTGGAACGACCTGGGCCGGCCGGAAAACCGGATCAATAAAATAATGGACGACCCCTTTTCGCCCCAACTGTTCCGCTATCTGGCCTGGAATCCCTATCGTCTCCAGCATTGCAGAATCTGCGGCTTGCTGCCTTGGTGTTTGGGCGGCTGCCTGGCCAAGCCTCCCGACGAGGACTGCGGGCTTTGGCATTATTCCCGGAACGATATTCTGAAGTTGCTGGCGACAGAATACGAAAAACGGACGAAGTAA
- a CDS encoding type IV pilus twitching motility protein PilT, which translates to MQLAELLYLTFQKGASDLILKVGTPPALRLQGNLVPVELPVLTSEDTKRFAVDIMTKEQLERFRRERELDMACSIANLCRFRASVFFQRTEFGLVFRVVPNRIPTVDELNLPIVCKNLSMRPRGLILVTGPAGCGKSTTIAAMVETRNANQDCHIVTIEDPIEFIYQDKKAEINQREVGKDTHSFTNALTSVLRQDPDMIVIGEMRDLETIQLAITAAETGHLVLSTLHTTDSMQTIDRIVEVFPPYQQAQVRMQISGNLLAVLSQVLPRRADGKGRIMAYELMLINGAIRNLIREGKTSQIPSAIQMGTKQGMMPLNHSLADLVRRRMITLDEALIHTDNQDDLKNNLARAAAPVPPVK; encoded by the coding sequence ATGCAGCTGGCCGAATTACTATATCTGACCTTTCAAAAAGGCGCTTCCGATTTGATCCTCAAGGTTGGCACCCCGCCGGCTTTAAGGCTTCAGGGCAATCTGGTCCCGGTGGAGCTGCCGGTGCTGACCTCGGAGGACACCAAGCGCTTTGCCGTGGACATCATGACCAAGGAGCAGCTGGAGCGGTTCCGCCGGGAGCGGGAGCTGGACATGGCCTGTTCCATTGCCAACCTCTGCCGTTTCCGGGCTTCGGTGTTCTTTCAGCGCACTGAGTTCGGACTGGTGTTCCGAGTGGTGCCCAATAGGATCCCCACCGTGGACGAGCTAAACCTGCCCATCGTCTGCAAGAACCTGTCCATGCGCCCCCGGGGACTGATATTAGTGACCGGCCCGGCCGGCTGCGGCAAGTCCACCACCATCGCCGCCATGGTGGAGACCCGCAACGCTAATCAGGACTGCCATATCGTCACCATCGAGGATCCGATAGAGTTCATCTACCAGGACAAGAAGGCCGAGATCAACCAGCGGGAAGTGGGCAAGGACACCCACAGTTTCACCAATGCCTTAACGAGCGTACTGCGCCAGGATCCGGATATGATAGTGATCGGCGAGATGCGCGACCTGGAAACCATCCAGCTGGCCATCACTGCGGCCGAGACCGGCCACCTGGTGCTCTCCACCCTGCATACCACCGATTCCATGCAGACCATCGACCGGATCGTGGAGGTCTTCCCGCCCTACCAGCAGGCCCAGGTGAGGATGCAGATTTCGGGCAACCTGCTGGCGGTGCTTTCCCAGGTGCTGCCCCGGCGGGCCGACGGCAAGGGCCGGATAATGGCCTACGAACTGATGTTGATTAACGGCGCCATCCGCAACCTGATCCGCGAAGGCAAGACCAGCCAGATCCCCTCGGCTATCCAGATGGGCACCAAGCAAGGCATGATGCCCTTGAACCACTCCCTGGCCGACCTGGTGCGGCGCCGGATGATCACCCTGGACGAAGCCTTGATCCACACCGACAACCAGGACGATCTGAAGAACAACCTGGCCCGGGCGGCGGCCCCTGTGCCCCCGGTAAAATAG
- a CDS encoding type IV pilus twitching motility protein PilT: MTNGNPELPQMDQLLEELVLREASDLHLRVGEAPIYRIGGKLIRSEFSVMLEEDTKSLLYSIMTEEQQRRYEKDLELDFAFGLPGVARFRINIFRQRGFVGAIMRVIPLKIRTLEEWKLPLILKELSLLPRGLILITGPTGSGKSTTLAAMVEHINLSRRTHVITLEDPIEFLYRDNLAIIEQREVGADTPTFASGLRHVMRQNPDVILVGEMRNYETMSLAIAAAETGHLVLATLHTTDAAQTVDRIINTYPPESQAQARVQLATVLQAVISQALLPAVGTRKLVGAFEIMLGTPAVRSVIRDGKTPQIYSLIQTGSKFGMQSLDSALKELVQKNLVTLEDALAKSSNPAELEASIGR; this comes from the coding sequence TGACCAACGGCAATCCTGAACTTCCCCAGATGGATCAGCTTTTAGAAGAGCTGGTCCTGCGCGAAGCCTCCGACTTGCATTTGCGGGTGGGCGAGGCCCCCATTTACCGGATTGGCGGCAAGTTAATACGTAGCGAATTTTCGGTGATGTTGGAAGAGGATACCAAGAGCCTGCTTTATTCCATCATGACCGAGGAACAGCAGCGCCGCTACGAAAAAGACCTGGAACTGGATTTTGCCTTCGGCCTGCCCGGAGTGGCCCGGTTCCGCATCAACATTTTCAGGCAGCGGGGCTTTGTGGGAGCCATCATGCGGGTCATTCCTCTGAAAATCAGAACATTGGAAGAATGGAAACTCCCGCTTATTTTAAAAGAACTGTCGCTGCTGCCCCGGGGGCTGATATTGATTACCGGGCCCACCGGCAGCGGCAAATCCACCACCCTGGCGGCCATGGTGGAGCATATCAATCTGAGCCGCCGCACCCATGTCATCACCCTGGAAGACCCGATCGAATTCTTATATAGGGATAATCTGGCCATCATCGAACAGCGGGAAGTGGGCGCCGATACCCCCACCTTCGCCTCCGGCCTGCGCCATGTGATGCGTCAGAACCCCGATGTCATTCTGGTGGGCGAGATGCGCAATTACGAGACCATGTCCCTGGCCATCGCCGCGGCCGAGACCGGACACCTGGTACTGGCCACCCTTCACACCACCGACGCCGCCCAGACCGTGGACCGGATTATCAATACCTATCCCCCGGAATCTCAGGCCCAGGCCCGGGTCCAGCTGGCCACCGTGCTTCAGGCCGTGATCTCCCAGGCCCTGCTGCCGGCGGTGGGGACCCGCAAGCTGGTGGGGGCTTTCGAAATCATGCTGGGTACCCCGGCCGTCCGCAGCGTCATCCGGGACGGCAAGACTCCCCAGATCTATTCCCTGATCCAGACCGGCTCCAAGTTCGGAATGCAAAGCCTGGACTCCGCCCTCAAGGAACTGGTGCAAAAGAATCTGGTCACCCTGGAGGATGCCCTGGCCAAATCTTCCAACCCCGCCGAGTTGGAGGCCTCCATCGGCCGTTAG